The genomic window CCTAGGCAGGGGACCTGGATCTCCTGCTTGGGTTCCCTGCCGGGGATGTTCTGCCTGGATTCTACCCAAGCTCTGCCTAAGTCCTGCCTGGAGAGATCTTGGGCAGGACTTAGGCAGCATTCTCATGTATCCTGTACCAGGGTGCACCAGGGAGTACCCTCTAGAAGCCATTGCTAGGCCAGCCATTGCTAGGCCAGCCGGCCACGTAGACTGTGTTTGGCGTTATTATGTAGGCAGTATGTAGGCATTATGTAGGCATTATGTAGGCATTATGTAGGCATTCTGTAGACAGCATGTAGACAGCATGTAGACAGCATGTAGCCGGGTGTACCACACCCTAGTCATCCTCGTCGCTCGAGGAAAGACCCTGGTGCGTGGATCCGAGGAACGCGGCAAACGCTTGCGAGAGCTGCGGGAGCGTCGAGGAGTCTGGTGTCTGGGTGGCAATGAAGTTCTTGATGCGCGCGGCGAAACCGATGTTGTCGTCCGGGTCACCACCATTGCCGTTCGCCGCGTCAGCGTCAGCGTCAGCACTGCTGCTCTCCACCATGGCGCGCAGGTACTCGTCCATGTGTCTGAGCCGGTTCTGGTCAAGCGCCCAATGGGAGCTCACCGTTTCCCGCTGAAAGTTCGAGTGCAAGAGCTCGTCGCGGAGCTGCTGGAGCTCCTCGTTCCGGTCCGGGTGGAAAGAGGAAACGGTGGAGTTGCGCGGGCGGAGGTCACGTGGTGTGCTACCATGAGAATCAGCGCCACtactggtgctggtgctggtgctggttcCAGTAGTCGTACTAGTACTCGTgctagtagtagtagtagtagcagtacCACTGGTACCACTGGTAGCAGGAGCATCCTCCGGCTTTATCAAATCGACCTGGCGCGTGTTGTAGCTCCCGCAATGCTGGCAGCAAAGCCCAAGGATATGGTAGTCCACCATCGACTTCTTGCGACAATCGTTGCAGTGCACCTTGCACTTCCAGTAACAGTAGGGCTCGGGCAACCGGTACTCCTGGATCTCCTGGCTCAATATCCGGAACTCCCGCTCCATGTTGATCACCGAAACACTGCAGTTCGGACACTTGTACGAATGCTTCACGTACTCGTCAAAACAATGCTGGTGGATCGCATGGCCACACGGATCCATATACACAACCGCCATCGTGCTTGTGAACATGTATTCGTGGCATATCGGACAGTCTGATTTGGTAGAGTTCTCGATACACTTGTGGTTACCCAACAACTCGATCGACAAACACGCATTGCACTGATCGCAGTGGAAAAAATCCTGGCCCAAGCCAAGCCCCAACCGGCATATCCCACACTTGTCGCAGTGGTATATGTCCTTCGACTCGTCGTTGTCGTATAGCACGCATATAGGACAGTAGTACATCGCAAATTCTATCCCACATTCCTCGCAGTGCGACGACGGGGACTGGTGGTGAAAACAGTTGGTGCACAGCACCCATTGCGTCGCGTTCCGCTGGAACTGGTGGTCCTCGATGGCCTCGTCGTGGCATATCCGGCACGGTACCCACTTGTTGCACTGGCTGCATAGCAACTTGCAGTTACGCTGGTAATGAGGACACCCCTTCACTCCAGGCGATTGGTACACATCCCGCTTGTCCTCTTCTGTGGGCTCTGGAGGCTCGAAGTTGTAACTGGGAAGCTGTTGTTGGGCGCCAGATTCCGCCATTGCACCGGCAGTCTCTTCATGATGATCGCCCATCGCAAGTCCCGGCACCGTCGAGtgcttcatcatcaacgtTTGTATCATGGAGGCCTTCTGCTCATCGGTTAAATCCGTTAAAGACCGTATCTTTATAATCCTCGACCGCAACGCGTCCTCGTCCTCGTTGAACCTCTGGTCCCAATGTGTGAGCTCCGTATACTCCTTGTCCATCGGCATCACAAGATCGTTCGTGTAGAGCAGGTGTCCATTCGCATGGATCTTCGTCACAACTGTAGGGTCCGTCTCCACAACATGACCGCCGTTCCATCTCGAACCTGCCCATATTCTGCTGATCGCACCCGAAACACCAGAATTCGTACTCCCGCTTCTCAACTTATTCTCCTCTTTCCCCTCGCCATCCTGAGCCTCTCCAAGTGCCTCGCCTCCTTCCTCATCCTCACTCTTTCGCTCAGCATATAACGGAAGATTCAACACCATCGTGTCCCATTTCGCCTTTAACGTCTGCAACCTGTCCAACGCCCCGCTTAAAGACGTCCCTTGTTGCAATTCAGACATAAATGTGTCCCATTgaaacttcaaagaaagtCTCGAAAGATCGGGAAACCCACGTCCCAACGCCTCCCAATCGCTATCCTCATCGCTGGACTCGCTCATTATTTATTACTAATTTCCCTTCTCCTCTATTATGTATCTTTTATTCTCAACGCTAAACGAACAACCCAATGTAACCTGTAACCTGTAACCTTCGTGTCTAGTagcagaaaaaaaaaacaacagcaacaaaaaacaaacactGATCTCTAGCCGCACCTACAAAATTTCCCAGCTAAGGTTACGCTCTTGATCCTCTCAACTTACaccttttctctctcttttcccCGAAAGATGTGCACTATTCACTGTTAAATCGATGAACGATGATGATGCCTGTCTAATGCTCAGAAAAGTAAtatgttgaaagaaaaaaaaaaaaaaaaatccaaacaTCAAGACTGAGATGGACACCTAcagaaaatatatttagGTTTTTAACAATAGAGAGAAATGGGAAATGAGAaatgagaagagaaggaaaatctCAGGTGGAAAGTGAGTGTAGGTTTAGATTCAGTAGATTCACTTGAAGGATTCACTTGAAGGGAGCAGGTATTAGTCCAGAAGGAAGACGtacaagacaagacaagaccggacaagaaaaagaattgtaAACATACAAAATGGTATCTCTAGACCTGGCCAAATCTCTGTTCAATGTTTCGGGGATGATTGCGGACTTGAAGTCTTCGAACTTCAGTATCTACGGGCAATGGTTCTCGTACTTGAACATATTTCTCTGTCTTGTGTTTGGGTTTGTCAATATATTCCACATCAGCGGCGTGGTGGTGTTTTCGATCATTGCCGTTGTTCAGGGTTTTATAATACTTTTCATTGAAGTCCCCTTTTTGCTCAAGATTTGTCCGCTCAGCGAGAACTTCATTGGCTTCGTGAGCAAGTTCGACACCAATTGGAGACGTTTTCTCTTCTACTTGGTGATGTGTGTCATCCAATGGTGCTCGCTAATTGTCAAGACTACGAGTTTAATTGTGGTCGCTATTGGACTTACAATCACATGTCTGGTTTACGGTATTGGAGCTGCTGCTCACCAAGAGTTCAAGAATAGCTCCATCCTTAGCGACAGAGGCAAGGTCGCAGCTTCTCTCGGTAACGAGGCAGTTGTCAGAGACATGTTGTGAAGACGGGTTGGCCGCCCCCCTCttcctctctctctgtctTTGACACTATCACtatattgttattatatCAGTATTTTTGCATATACTATTTCtatataaacaaacaacaacccTTTACTCTACTGCCTGCCAGCCAGCCATATTGACCCCCCCaccaccaaaaaaaataaaaaaaatagagagAAATAAATACACACTCACACACTCACTCACTGGCCCGAAAAAAACCTGGGAATTTTTTTAGGCCAGTTTCACATTTCCCCTTCGCTTTTTGAGCCGTAAGAAAAGGAGAGACGACAGTTATAAGCAAACGAGCACTACCATGCAAAAGGCGGCTGCACCCCTCGCCAATCCCACCATCGGTGGCTCTTGATGTACATGCCAAACcttgttatatatatttatttatatatatatatatttttatcaGACAGAAAATGTGTAGTGTCTCTTTTTAACTAGCAAATATGTCGGATTCTTTCCcatattgaaataaaataataatgataataataattataaacTAACACAAGAGGACAAGCGATAATTAAACAAACAGTATCcgattttattattatttccCAGTTgcaaacaaataaacaaataaacaaataaactAGAAAAGATGCCGCTTTTCTATCGAAAAATTCCCTGTCCCTCGATCACTCACTTACACTTGTGATCCACTATGTAATTCAAACATCTTTTAGCCTGATCTTTGGGTAGGATATTGGATTCCAGCATGTCACGTATCGTTATTGAAGGTTCGTTATTGATTAACCACACTTTATCCCCAGTGTTGGTTGTTACTAAATTGGCAGTATTGCCGGATCCGTTGTTGACGTTCATCAGAATGCCGTAAAGTGTAAACTCATGCAAAAGAtattgtgtgtgttttAGCTTTAAATGTTGCAATAAGTTGTCCTTACGCTTATGAGTGGACGAGCACCATGGGCAGTGGAATTTCTTGACGTTGGAGTGCGACAACAGATGTCTCTTGAGCCATGATTTCCTCCTGAATTGTTTCTCACACAGGTGACATTGGTAAACATGATGTGTGTCTTGGGTTGAATTCTGACGGAAATGTTTGTTATCAATATCCGACTTGGAAGTGGGTTGTATGTTCAATGGTTGCAATGGAGCAGCAACGTTTTTCTGGAAGTTGTTGTGGCCACTTTGCTGGCCATGAGTTGGAGGCACTGCTATAGATTGCCGTTGCAACTTTGtttgttgcaattgctgGAAATTCTGCAACTGCTGGTATTGTTGAGCATCAGAATTACTATTTCCATTCACGTTTGCATGTGTTGCCCTATTACTCTCAGTACTGCTCACAGAGGACGAGTTTTGATATGAAGGTGGCAAGCTACTGTTATTGTACTGATACATTGACGCACCTGTTGGGTTGTTGAAGGATGGAAATACACCGCTTGATGGGTTTATTTGGGGCAAAGCATAAGAGTTTTGTTGACTGGAGCTGAGGTTGGTCGACGATGGGGTTGACCCAAAGATTGATGATTGGTTTAGCACATCGTTGTTCGAAGCAGGAATGGATTCCAAGGTTCTGGATAGCCCGTTTTGGTGAACGTTGCCGTGTTCCGATTTGGCAAAGCTCTGGCTGAGTCTAACATTAGAAGCATCCCTGACGTTGGGATTAGCCGAGGTTGTTGAATAATTAGAGCTGAAGTATCCTGAATTATTACTAGCAAATGGATGCTGAGATCGTTGCTGTGTTTGTGCCTGtggctgttgttgttgttgttgttgttgagattGCAAGTTTGTTTGACTTTGCTGACCCAAATTCGAGTAGTAAACAGGGTGTATGACCAAGGGTGTCGAATTCGATCCTTGGTTTAATTGTTGCTGATATCTGCCAGAGTATGACTGTAGTGGTTGAGATTGTTGTGATTGTTGTGGAAGTAGCGGTTGATTGAGCGTATTATATTGGTTCGACTGATACAATTGCTGCTTCTGTAACAATTCTTGCTCATGCTTAACCATAAGGTTACCGAACCCAATCCCAGAATTGGTGCCCACGTTCATATTCATGTTTGTCTTGTGTTGAtcctttttattttgaagaCGAGGCTGTTGTTTATTTCTCGAATCAAATGCCCTAGAGGAGAAAACAGTGGTAAACCAAATATAAAAACGAAGGAACTGTTCCCCTTGGATAAATCTGTACTCAAGGACAGTATCTCTAGATGCCCAGGAGCTTATTTATTAACGAAGTCTAAGAAGCCTGTCTTCCTTCGATAAACTTTTAAAActactaaaaaaaatagtcTGTGACTGGAACTGTGTTTGATGCAGTCCGACCAAGCTTGCGCTCCAATTAATTGGTCGCCAAGTATTGGGGGAATAAATCAGGATATGATTCGCGAGCTTTTGGTTCTGCAGCCCCCTGTATCCTTTTATGTTATTCTTAAGTGgtatctcttctttcttcttgaaagaaaatGTCACTTCGACTTTATGCAAGATGTTGCAGAATCagggaaaaacaaaaaaaagtttaaaatGCGGACAAAACTAATTAATGCACGTATGGAACAAGTGCAGTAAGCTTAGttaatatcaaaaagaaaggtATGTTTACTGTGTTGGGCAAAACCACCTTCGAAAGTTCCTTTCtcagaaaaaaacaacaacaataaagAAGCCCGCTTCTTATCAACAAATAGTTTGTCTTTTGTTCCCTAGAACTTTGATGAAAACCAAAGAGTTACACTGATAAGTGGCTGATACTAAAGTGCGGTATCAGAATGTGACCCTTAAATATCGACAGAAAGTTAAATGGAAACTGTGTCAAAAAATCGGAATACGAAAACCCTAAtagattattattaaaattAGCCACTGGACAATCTTCGGTCACCACAATGATACACGTTCCAAATATGGTCGTTTTTATCTACTTGATATTCTAGTAAACTAATGCACGCTGATGCCGCTTagttttcgtttcttttgaaattcAATCGAAGACGTAAGGCTATATCTTCTGTTGACAGTCTTTTTGAATGCCAGAGTGATAAGTATttgaggaacaaaaaatttAAGTGCCAGTAGTACTTGTGACCTTAAAGCTCCACACAAAATTGTGTTCAAGCCTTCGCAGAACGTTTAGTAGTCGGAAAAAAATAAGCTTTGAAAGCGGAGCACCCGGTACAGTTTTTTTATAGGCACAGCACGGTACAGTACAGGAAAACTGTAGACAGAAATTTCTTCTGCACAGATATGAAGCAGGCgagattttgaaaaacaaataCAATGGtgcaggaaaaaaaaagacagaTAGTACTAAGTAGTAGGCAACTCTGTCTGTTATTATTGATAGTCCCTATTGGTACTTATCTGAGCACTggcaaaaaataaaaaataaaaaataaaaaatgtaGCAGCTATTAAAGTGGAAAAAGGTCTGGACACGCAAGATCGAACAGTAATAAATGTCAGcgaaaaataaagtaatTAAAGCGCTGGCAGTAACTGAGTGTGTTTAGTAACTGACGtaagaaacaaacaattcTCAGTAGGGTCTTGTTATAGTTGTAATAGACGCGCTATGAGGACACAATGCAATAATAGGGATAATCAATTATAGTAATTATAAGAATCTCAAATCCGATGATATTCTTGTGTCTCTCTGCAGGCCATAAAAATGTGTGATAATGCAGAGTATTCAGAGGAAGATAAAAAGGTAAATCttccagaaaaaaaaagcgttGTTACGTCTTCAGTTTAAACGCAGGTTGTTTATCTGGTGTACACTATGCAATGTGTAAAACCGCGCAGTTATGAAGGTCGAAATATTGGTATTTGTCGGTAAGTAGAGATATATATGcagaaaaatgaaacagAAGAGCAGCATAACTACTAGACACGAAAACATAAAATACGAATAAAATTTTGGGTGTATTACAAAGGTGAAACACGACAGGTATGAAAGACTCTCGATGGCCTAAATATATACGTCTTCGAAGGGCCTGAGATGCAAGACAGAAGGAAATCGGATAAAGTACATAAGTGGATGTTGAATCGAAACCGAAACTATTTCGCAATGACATGGTAGAAGAAGTAATGCAGAAAACTCGGTACTGCAGTTCTTGAATTATCACAAGAGTGGCTA from Kluyveromyces marxianus DMKU3-1042 DNA, complete genome, chromosome 6 includes these protein-coding regions:
- a CDS encoding RING finger and CHY zinc finger domain-containing protein; protein product: MSESSDEDSDWEALGRGFPDLSRLSLKFQWDTFMSELQQGTSLSGALDRLQTLKAKWDTMVLNLPLYAERKSEDEEGGEALGEAQDGEGKEENKLRSGSTNSGVSGAISRIWAGSRWNGGHVVETDPTVVTKIHANGHLLYTNDLVMPMDKEYTELTHWDQRFNEDEDALRSRIIKIRSLTDLTDEQKASMIQTLMMKHSTVPGLAMGDHHEETAGAMAESGAQQQLPSYNFEPPEPTEEDKRDVYQSPGVKGCPHYQRNCKLLCSQCNKWVPCRICHDEAIEDHQFQRNATQWVLCTNCFHHQSPSSHCEECGIEFAMYYCPICVLYDNDESKDIYHCDKCGICRLGLGLGQDFFHCDQCNACLSIELLGNHKCIENSTKSDCPICHEYMFTSTMAVVYMDPCGHAIHQHCFDEYVKHSYKCPNCSVSVINMEREFRILSQEIQEYRLPEPYCYWKCKVHCNDCRKKSMVDYHILGLCCQHCGSYNTRQVDLIKPEDAPATSGTSGTATTTTTSTSTSTTTGTSTSTSTSSGADSHGSTPRDLRPRNSTVSSFHPDRNEELQQLRDELLHSNFQRETVSSHWALDQNRLRHMDEYLRAMVESSSADADADAANGNGGDPDDNIGFAARIKNFIATQTPDSSTLPQLSQAFAAFLGSTHQGLSSSDEDD
- the TVP18 gene encoding Tvp18p produces the protein MVSLDLAKSLFNVSGMIADLKSSNFSIYGQWFSYLNIFLCLVFGFVNIFHISGVVVFSIIAVVQGFIILFIEVPFLLKICPLSENFIGFVSKFDTNWRRFLFYLVMCVIQWCSLIVKTTSLIVVAIGLTITCLVYGIGAAAHQEFKNSSILSDRGKVAASLGNEAVVRDML
- the MOT3 gene encoding Mot3p, which codes for MNMNVGTNSGIGFGNLMVKHEQELLQKQQLYQSNQYNTLNQPLLPQQSQQSQPLQSYSGRYQQQLNQGSNSTPLVIHPVYYSNLGQQSQTNLQSQQQQQQQQPQAQTQQRSQHPFASNNSGYFSSNYSTTSANPNVRDASNVRLSQSFAKSEHGNVHQNGLSRTLESIPASNNDVLNQSSIFGSTPSSTNLSSSQQNSYALPQINPSSGVFPSFNNPTGASMYQYNNSSLPPSYQNSSSVSSTESNRATHANVNGNSNSDAQQYQQLQNFQQLQQTKLQRQSIAVPPTHGQQSGHNNFQKNVAAPLQPLNIQPTSKSDIDNKHFRQNSTQDTHHVYQCHLCEKQFRRKSWLKRHLLSHSNVKKFHCPWCSSTHKRKDNLLQHLKLKHTQYLLHEFTLYGILMNVNNGSGNTANLVTTNTGDKVWLINNEPSITIRDMLESNILPKDQAKRCLNYIVDHKCK